A region of the Arthrobacter sp. FW306-07-I genome:
GCGAGTCCCAAGGGAAGCGGGTGTGCATCGCTTTGGCCGAGACCCGTCGCATGCTCCGGCGCGTGGTGAGCGTGGGTGAAATCATGCCGCTGCACGTCGGCGCGGCAGGGCGCGTCCTCCTCGCCTGGAATCCGGAGGTCGCGGAGCGCGTGTACCGGTCGGGCCTGAAATCCCTCACCAACCAGACAATCACCGATGCCGCGAGCCTGGAGGAGGCGGTGGCCAAAGCCCGCGCAGATGGTTTCGCCATCACCACCGGTGAGCGGGTGTCCGGTGCCAGTGGCATTTCGGCGCCTATCTTCGGACCCCAAGGCGAACTTTTTGGGGCACTTACGGTGATGGGGCCCGCCTTGAGGATGCCCTATGACGTTTGCGCGTCCTGGGTGGAACAGGTCCTGGCTGCGGCCGAGGAGTCCACCA
Encoded here:
- a CDS encoding IclR family transcriptional regulator; this translates as MSSSETSATPLLVLRKITAILDAFSLARPELSLAEIRSSTGVPHSTVQRLVANMVQEGILDRHGDRYRVGVRMAHWAAPATQGLDFLELLTPVLRRLRDDLGETACIFRESQGKRVCIALAETRRMLRRVVSVGEIMPLHVGAAGRVLLAWNPEVAERVYRSGLKSLTNQTITDAASLEEAVAKARADGFAITTGERVSGASGISAPIFGPQGELFGALTVMGPALRMPYDVCASWVEQVLAAAEESTRVIGGTIPQ